In Lactuca sativa cultivar Salinas chromosome 5, Lsat_Salinas_v11, whole genome shotgun sequence, the DNA window GATGCTCATAAATTAGGTCTCCTTGAGAATTGAAATACATATCACATTCATGGTTTTGGCCAAGAACTTTGGTTAATCATTCTTTTCTTAATGGCTAtaaacattaaccaaagatattgaGGGTTTTATATAATTATGTAATCTTGATTTCTGTCTCCTTGAGAATTGAAATGCCTGCAATCTTTTTGCAGTTTTGTGGCCTTTGCATGTGTATCAACAAAAGCATCCACTCAACTTGGTGTTCCTTGGACTCTTTACAGTTTCCCTAAGTCTCACTGTAGGTGTGAGCTGTGCCAACACAGATGGTTCGTATTCTTTACCTTATACAAGATCTTCATCTATAATTTTCGATattcattttttaaattttaggTAAGTTTGACCTGTAAATGAAATTTATCTGAAATTAATGATACAGGAAAGATTGTGCTGGAAGCTCTAGTTTTGACCTCTGCAGTGGTTTCATCTCTAACTGCCTACACTTTCTGGGCATCAAAGAAGGGCAAAGACTTCAGCTTTTTGGGTCCAATTTTGTTCACTAGTCTTGTTATTCTCCTTGTCACTAGTTTCATGCAGgtcctctatctctctctctctctctctctctcacacacacacacagacatgCACATGATGCCTTTTTTTTAGTGTAAAAAGTCATAAATGCCCTTTTCATCCTTATCATCCTAATGCCCTACATAGATGGCTTGTATTGGACTAGGACTTAGACTCAGATGGATGTCATTGAGACAAAATTGCAATTATTCGCTTTTGATCTCTCATTTGTGAAAAAGACGTAAATGGCCTTTTCATCCTCATCATAGATAATAGCCCTAGAAAGCTTGTCGTGTGTAAGAAATATGCACAGCCTTAAAGGCTGCAATTGTTTCACTTGACTGTATTTATTTAACTAGTGTAGATTTTGCCTGATTTATTTATGGATTTGTGATGATGCCATGCCAGGTGTTCTTTCCACTGGGGCCCACAACAAACGCGATATTTGGAGGATTtggtgcggttttgttttctggatacataatCTATGACACTGAGAACTTAATCAAGCGATTTACATATGATGAGTACATTTGGGCATCAGTGACTCTTTATCTGGACATACTAAATCTCTTCCTGTCAATTCTACGCATGCTGAGGCAAGGAGACAATTGAATTAGATATGTGAGTCCCACAAGTGGTTTGCAGGAGCACTTGGCcatctatctttttttttttttgaaactatAAAAGACAGTATAGTATATTCTGGTATACACTCTATCTACTACTCTGATACACTTCATATTTTCCCAGCAATTTGTAAGTAATGTGATGTCAAGCTGTATACATTTTTAATCGGATTATTGTGTGTTACTTCCATTTTGGTTTTTGTGTAAATGAGGCAAAAAATGGATGTGATTTATGTTAATGGGACGAAAATTGCATTTAGGTGGAACAAGCCAAGGTGAAAGCATATCATATCTTATTTTCTTTGAATCTATTCGAAGAGAAGAAATGAAACGTAAGAAGGAAATGAAAGTGAAAAACCGATTCAACGATTGCTAATTAAATAGAGATTGAATCAACATGTACATGACTATTAAAGAAATTGTGATTTGACATAAAACCTGGTGGGAATCCATAGAGACGTGACGGTGACATTTGTCTTGAGAGGGGTCATTCTGTTTGCAATGAATACAGAATGATGACCAATTCTTAATGAAATTCTTGTAATTTGGATTATGTGATGTACGAGTTTTGTTATTATGTGTAGTGCTATTACTTTGCAAATTAAAAGCCAATCCACTGGCAAATTTGCAGCTTGCTTTACACCGATATCTCTTTGTTGTTCTTGTATGACTAGAGAACATATGTGATTAACTAGTGGAATTACGTCCATAAGTAAGGCTGAACCGTGTACTCCCACTACATAGTGCAATGAAGCTTATATGACACTGATGGATGTGCGGTAACACCACTATGAGGTGTATTTATCTGACTTTCATAGtttcattatttcaaaataaaaattacataattaaattaaataacgaACGTAACAATAATTAAAATACTAAATCACACGGAATCATCATCCATATTGTTGTCTGAGTGTTCGAATCCTCAGCAAGATGCATGTCTCAATCTTCATCTTTATTCTTATAGAAATCCATAGACAAATTTTCGTCGACGAGATCGATGTTAGCTAAATATGTTTCACTAAATCAATGTGTATCTTGTGATGTGTATTGTGGTCATGTACTTCTCTTATGTTTGCATTTTGCAATGTATTGTTGCGTACCAATATGTACTCCTTCGAAGGATGACAAAATTTTGTTTTCATCGTAGTGGCATATCGTTTCTCCTTCATCTTTTAAAATCATATTATGTAATATGATGCATGCGTAAATTATGTTTTGTAATCTTTTGAGGTCACATGACAGTGTCTGGAGTTTGAATATTTGTCAAGAGTCTTAAGGATACCAAATGTTCGTTCCATATCCATCCTAAATGCTTTATTGGTTCATCTTAAACTTTAATCGTTTTATCGTCGTTTGGACATGTCAACGATTTGAAAAATATAGATAACTCATGATATATCTCATCAATAAGATAGTACACACACTTGTATGACATTTCACTCGTTTGTAACGACACGTCATAGGCCTTTCCAAGATCAAGTTATTTTTTGTTGTATATTGTCTGTAAGATATGGAAAAAGTTTGGTATTTTGAAAaaagtttttcaaatgtttttgggAATCTAAACTTAAAGATCTCCAACCCACCCCAAATACTATTTTTTTCCTCTATTTTCTCCCATATTCTTCCCTAACCCTACCATCTTTCTTCCCTCATTTTTGAAGATGCGAATAGTATTACTCCATATATGGAGTATTACTATTCATTTATCAAAATATGGAGATGAAGCTTTAGCTGTCGGTTTTAGTTTCtcgttttatatatttatatatttctagtttattttatgtattagttttaatttaaatataatatttatttataatattttgttatataataagttatattaattaatcataaaaataaattttatttttatttatcgaattcatataaatatttaaatacaTATTAAAATAACG includes these proteins:
- the LOC111887278 gene encoding BI1-like protein, with amino-acid sequence MFEFTRINTKDDHEGDIEQGTLYPGISHGENQLRWGFIRKVYGILAAQMVLTTAVSCLTVLYAPINDLLRGNSGLLLFLVFLPFILLWPLHVYQQKHPLNLVFLGLFTVSLSLTVGVSCANTDGKIVLEALVLTSAVVSSLTAYTFWASKKGKDFSFLGPILFTSLVILLVTSFMQVFFPLGPTTNAIFGGFGAVLFSGYIIYDTENLIKRFTYDEYIWASVTLYLDILNLFLSILRMLRQGDN